The nucleotide window CGTCAGGGACGTAGATCCGCAGACCGAGGCTCAAGTCTTCGTCTTTGTCAATGATCGGCAGCCGGTTCTCCTCGGGCGTGAACATCCGCGCAACCCGGCTCAGCTCGTCGACGGCCCGAAGGGCGCATTCTCAGATCCGACTTCAATTAAGTCTCCAGCTGTGTCTGTCATCTTATGGAACTGTGTTCGACCAGACCGTCGTTTGGCCTGATTCGAAGCCATCGCTGAAGATCTCCGGGTCGACGAGGATGGCTGCGGTTTCCTGGCAGCCGCCGCTGGTGACGGTGACCCAGAACCACTCGTCGGGCGGCGGGTTGACATCGATGGTGGCGGTGGTCTCGAACGTGCTCCACTCGTAGGTGTCCCAGCTTCCGCTGACGGAAAGCGTGTACGGGCCCGCCCCGGTCATGTGGATGACCGGCTGGGCACAACCGTTGGTCGCGGTGGTCACCATCTCCGGAGAGCCGATGTCGCTGGTGACGAGATTGTAGGGGTTGTAGAGATGTGGGTTGGTGTAGGTCGTCACAGCGATGTCATACGTCAACCCCGGATCGAGCCCGGTCACAGGGAATGAGGTGGTCCAGATCGACTTCGTCCAGCCAACCGATTCCCAGCTGCCTGATCCCGGCTTCAGGATGAAAAGGTGATAGCCGGTCGCCTCGCCCGGAGTGGTGACGTAGTCCCAGCTCAGCCACACCGTGTGGTCGCCGACCGTTCCGACGATCACATTCTCCGGCGAAACCGTCTGCGAGCTCTCCCAATCGCCCCACCCGGAGTGCTTGGAAATGAGGAATGCGTCCAAAGTGGGGTCGTCAGTGTGGAGGGCATTCCAGCTGATGTCCAATCCAGCCGGCGCGATTGTCGTGAGGTTGGCGAGCTGCACGGGAATCTCCCCTCCGAGCTGGTTGCAGCACAGGGACAAGTAGTTGATGAGCGGCAGATTCCCCAGCTGCGGCGGAATGGTCCCGCTCAAGTGATTGGTGTGGAGGGAGAGTGTCCCGAGTTCTGGCAGGCTTCCCAGCTCCGGTGGAATCGATCCGATGAGCTCGTTGCCGCCGAGGTAGAGACTCCGTAAACCGGCAAGGTTCCCCAACTCGGGCGGGATGGTCCCAGTCAGCTGGTTGCCGCTCAGGTCCAGAGCGTAGACGTACATGTCCAGCGGGTTCGAGTCGAACATCCTGCATTCGACCCCGAACCAGTTGCATTCCTCTCCGAGAGGCCCCAGCCAGCCGGTTTTGTTCGTCCAGTTGTCCCCGTCGGTGCTGTTATACAGAGCAACCAACGCGGCGCGTTCGGACGCGGGAATCTGCGCGTGGGCGAAGCCTACCGGGATAAGGATCAGAACGGCGATGACGACGGGTTTTCGCATGGACGACCTCCCGTTCTCGTGTCTTTCTAATTGGCAGTTAGAGCATTCTCCGTTTCGTGGGGGCAAAAGTCAAACGGGATGCGGGAAGGAGATGGTGCGGGGAGATCTGCTCGCCGCGCTACTGCGGCACGGGTGGAGGCCGAGATTCAGTCATCATGCGGCCGCTCCGACACGGAACGCGACATCCGTTCCTTCCACTGGTCGATGACCTCTTGATATCGACGTGCCGGGAGCTCTGCGGTGCACGACCTGCACACGATGACGGCGCTGGCTCAACGCCCCCGGAGGTCGGCGGGTCCTCCGCAGAGCGGGCACTCGAGCTGCGGCAGGTCTTCGGCTCGACGCTCGGAATTCACGGCATCCTCCTCTCGCAATGTCATGTTACCGAAAAGGTCGCCGTTGTGAGCAGCTATTCACATCCCCGACGGGGCGTGTCACCATGACCGCAAGATGCTCTGCCCACAATGCGGATCCGAAGCGCCCGAGGGCAGCAGATACTGTCCGACGTGCGCCGAGCCTCTGGATGCGACCGAGGGCGTGCAGACCGAAAGCGTTGTGGGGAACCGGGCCGCGAAGGACACGTCGGCCTCGGAGGCCGAAACGGTGCGTTTCATCCCCGGCACGATCATCGGTGGCAGGTACCGCATCGTCGGCCTGCTCGGCCGCGGCGGGATGGGCGAGGTCTACCGCGCGGACGACCTCAAGCTGGGCCAGCCGGTGGCGCTCAAGTTCCTGCCGCTTGACGTGGCTCGAGATCGCGAGCGGCTCGAAAGATTCCTCAACGAGGTGCGCAGCGCGCTCAGGGTGACCCACGCCAACGTCTGCCGTGTGCACGACGTAGGCGACGTCGACGGCCAGCATTACCTCTCGATGGAGTACGTGGACGGCGAGGATCTGGCGTCGCTGCTCCGCCGCATCGGCCGGTTGCCGCGGGACAAGGCGGTGCAGATCGCGCGACAGCTGTGCGCCGGCCTCGAGGCGGCGCACGAGCAGGGCATCCTCCACCGGGACCTCAAGCCGGCCAACGTGATGATCGACGGGCGCGGTCGGGCGAAGATCACCGACTTCGGATTGGCGGGGCTGGCGGAGACGATCGTCGGCGACGAAATCCGGGTCGGCACGCCTCTTTATATGGCACCGGAGCAGAGCGCCGGGGAGAGGGTCTCGGTGCGCAGCGATCTCTACTCGCTGGGCCTGGTCCTGTACGAGCTCTTCACCGGGCGACGGGCCTTCGAGGCCGCCGATGCGGGCGACCTCGAGCGGCTACGCGAGCAATCGACGCCCACCAGCCCGTCGAGCCACGTCCAGGATCTCGATCCCGCCGTCGAGCGGACCATCCTGCGCTGCCTCGAGACCGATCCCGAAGCCAGGCCGAAGTCCGCACTTGCCGTGGCTGCATCGCTGCCCGGCGGCGATCCTCTGGCGGCGGCGTTGGCGGCGGGTGAGACCCCCTCGCCGGAGATGGTGGCCGACGCGGGAGAGGTCGGTGGATTGCGGCCGGCAATTGGCATCCCTCTGCTCGTCTTCGTGGTCATCGGTCTGTTGTTCATTGCCGCAAAGAGGGATCGCTACGCTGTCGAGGGTTTAGTCCCGCTCCCGAAGCCGCCCGAGGCGCTGGCCGTCGAGGCGGGGGAAATCCTGGGGATGGCCGGTGTCGACGGCGATGAGGTGGACAGGGCGAACGGCTTTGCGTACGACGACGACTATCTCGATTACATGGAGGCGCAGGGGCTGACCGTTCCCGAGTGGGAAATCCTGTCGACGGTCCGTCCCGCGCCGATCTATTTCTGGTATCGGCAGAGCCCGGAGCATCTCGTCGCGTCGGATTTCTTTTCCAGTGACGAGTACCAGTTCGTCTCACCGTCCGACCCACCGTGGACGGTGGAGGGGATGTCCGGCGTCTGGCTCGATCCGGACGGGAGGTTGCGGCGTCTCAAGGTGGTGCCGCCGCCGATTGCCGCGGAGGATTCTCCGGCCGGTCCGGTTGACTGGTCGCCCCTCTTCGAGGCGTCCGGCTTCGACATGGCGCTCTTCGGCCCGGTGGCCCCGAGACGAAATCCCCTGGTGACATGTGATCAGCGATTGGCGTGGGAGGGCGATGATCCAGAGGCAGGGCAGATTCGCATTGAAGCGTGCTCGAACGCCGGCCGTGCTGTCCACTTCGAGGTCGTTCCCGAGTGGAGGTGGGGCGCATCCGCTACGACCGGGGCGCAGACTTCGTTCGGGGATGCGATTTTCTTCACCGGGTTGCTGTTCGGCGTGGTCGTGGGCGGCGCGTTGGTCGCGCGCCGCAACCTGCGGCTCGGACGTGGCGATCGGCTTGGTGCCCTGCGGGTAGCCTCCTTCGAGTTTGTTGTCCTCGCGGTGGCCTGGGTGCTGCAGGCGCATCACGTGCCGACGTTTGCCGAAGTCGGACTCTTCTTCAGATTTCTCGCCTACGGCATGATGGTTGCCGGACTGGTGTGGATGGTCTACATCGCCCTCGAGCCCTATGCACGGCGATTGTGGCCGGAAGGCCTCATCTCGTGGAACCGGCTGCTCGCGGGACGGTTCCGCGACCCGCTGGTCGGGAGGGACATTCTCATCGGAGCCGCTGCCGGAGTCTTCACCCAGTGCTGGTGGGGCGTGTACAGATTGCTGCTCGAATACCTCAAGCGGCCGGCGGAACGGCCCCCGGCTGCCTCCTTGATCTCCCTTTCCGGAACGCCAGAGGCAATCGGCAATGTGTTTCAGAATATTGCCTTCGCACTCTACATGCCGGTCGGTTGGCTCTTCATGCTGCTGCTCCTGCGGGTCCTCCTGCGACGTCAGTGGATCGCTGTCCTCGCAGTCCTGCTGTTCGCTGCCGGAACCGCGGTTCCGGGAATGCCCAACCCGATGATCTTCTTTGTCTACATGTCGGTCGCGTTCGGCGCCTTCCTCTTCGTGCTCATCCGATTCGGATTGCTGGCCCCCGTCTTCTGGGGCATCTACATGTGGTTTGCCGGCTTCGTGCCACTGACCCTGGACTCATCCGCCTGGTACGCCGGCCGGTCGTGGATCACGTTGCTGCTCCTCGCCACCCTGGCTGCCTACGGATTCTGGATCTCCCTCGCCGGCCGGCCGCTGATCAATGCTGACATGATCGAAAAGAGGTGACGGAGGGTGGATCCGAGTGCTGATCGGCAGGCCCGTCAGGATGTCGATTCGGATCGCCCGTCATGAGCGCAGGGCCAGTCGCAATCACGCGTTGAAGAGGAACTCCACCACGTCGCCGTCGTGGATCTCGTGGTCCCGGCCGACGGTGCGGACGTGGCCGCGGCTCTGCACCTCGTGCAGGTCACCGGTTTCTATGAGCTCGTCGGCCGAGGCCACCTTGGCGCGGATGAAGCCCTTCTCCATATCGGAGTGGACCTTGCCGGCGGCGGTCGCGGCCGCAGTGCCGTTTGGGATCTCCCACGCCTGCAGCTTGCGCTTGGCGATGGTGTAGAAGGCGACCAGCCCGAGCAGGTCGAAGGACGCCTTCACCACGCGGTCGAGGCCGGTCTCGGTGAGGCCGAGCTCCTGCATGAACTCCGCCCGCTCGTCGGGCTCGAGTTCGGCGAGCTCGAGCTCCAGCTCTGCATCGACCGTCACCAGGTGGGCGTCGGGCTCCCTCTCTGCGACCTCCGATGCACGATCGGCGTCGCTCTCCCCGGAGATGTTGGCGACATAGAGGACGGGCTTGCCCGAGATCAGGCCAGCGGTCTTGAGCTCGCGCAGGTCGTTGGGGTGGAGGCCAATCCGGCGCAAGGGCTGGCCGCGTTCGAGGGCCTGTCGCCAGTCGGTCATCCGTCGTTTTTCGCTGGCGTGGTCCTGGGGGCGGGTCTGCCAGTCCCGCTTTCTCTTTTCGATCGCGCGGCCGAGTACCTCGAGGTCGGCGAGCATGAGCTCGGTGTCGATCACCTCTGCGTCGCGCACCGGATCGACATCTGCGAAGACGTGGGCAACATCCGATTTGCGGAAGCAGCGGACGACGTGGACGATGGCGTCGACCTGGCGGATCTCACCGAGGAACTGGTTGCCAAGCCCCTCGCCCGTGCTGGCGCCCTCGACCAGGCCCGCGATGTCGATGAAGCGCACCGTTGCCGGCGTAACCTTCTCCGGATCGAGCACCCGCGTGAGGCCGTCGAGCCGGGGGTCCGGCACCGGCACCACGCCGACGTTGGGCTCGATGGTCGTGAAGGGGTAGTTCGAGACCTCGGCGCCGGCCGCGGTGAGTGCGTTGAAGAGCGTCGACTTACCCACGTTGGGCAGCCCGACAATGCCGACAGAGAGCATGACGGGAATTGTACCCGGTTGTGGGCCGAAAAAATCCCGCGTGTGGCGTACCCGGGCGCCACAGGCAAAGATGGGACCTGTCTCGGGGAGTGTCGAGTCAATATTTGAGACTCAATTGCGAAATTAGTTATATGTACATCATTACTACTGATCAATTGCCAAAACATGGTACCCTCATGGCCAGACAGGAACGGGAACCACTGTGTGTTGTCTTTGGACGATCGTCGGTCATGGTGATGGGCAGCTGGCCACAGGTGTCGGGAACTCGGCTCGCGAACCGGGACCTGGTCGATGAGAGCCTCGGTTGCGACGGCCCGGCAGCAGGATGACCTTCAACTGGTGGATGGTTCGAAAGTCGCCGTGATCGGCGGCGGACCGGCTGGCTCGTTCGTCAGTTACTTCCTGCTCGAAATGGCCTCACGAAGTGGCCTCGAACTCGATGTCGAGATCTTCGAGCCGCGAGACTTCTCGTGCGTCGCGCCCAAAGGCTGCAACATGTGCGGAGGGATCATCTCCGAAACGCTGGTACAAAACCTGGCTGCGGAAGGGATTAACCTCCCGTCGACGATCGTGCAGAGGGGAATCGAATCGTACATGCTGCACACGGATGTGGGCAGCGTGCGCATCGAAACGCCGGTTCGGGAGAAGAGGATCGGTGCCGTCTACCGCGGTGCGGGCCCTCGCGATCTGAAGAACAGTAAATGGGGGAGCTTCGACCACCACCTCGAACAACTCGCCATCGCAAAAGGCGCACGTGTAACGCGAGGCAGGGTCGCCGATGTGTCCTTCGATGAAGGCCGACCGCGTGTTACGGTCAAGGGAGACGAAGCACAGATTTACGACCTGTTGGTGGTAGCGGTCGGCGTCAACTCGGCGGCGCTGAAGCTCTTTTCCGAGAATGGGCTGGGCTACAAACCTCCTCAATCCACCAAGACCTTCATTACCGAGTACTACCTCGGGGAAAAGGTGATCGAAGAGACACTGGGTGACTCGATGCACGTCTTTCTCCTCAACATCCCAAGGCTCGAGTTCGCGGCGATCATTCCCAAAGGTGATTACGCGAGCGTCTGTCTACTCGGAGAATCCATCGACAAGGATTTGGTGAAATCCTTCCTCGATGCGCCGCAGGTCAAAGCCTGTATGCCGGATAACTGGATTTCCGACCCTCGGTCGTGCCAGTGCTCTCCGAAAATCAGCGTGGGGGCCGCAGTCCAGCCGTTCTCGGACCGACTGGTCTTCGTGGGTGACTGCGGAGTGACCCGGCTGTACAAGGACGGCATCGGGGCCGCCTATCGAACCGCCAAGGCCTGCGCGACCACGGCGGTTTTCGAAGGGATTTCGGAATCCGACTTTCGACGCCACTACTGGCCCGTGTGCCGGTCGATCAGCATCGACAACTCTATCGGCAAGCTGAGCTTCGCGGTAACCCGACAGATTCAGAGGCGGCGATTCGCTCGACGTGCACTCCTGCGAATGACGGAGAAAGAGCAACAAGGAACTGGACGACGGCGTGACATGAGCCAGGTCCTGTGGGACATGTTCACCGGAAGCGCTCCTTATCGGGAAATCGTGACCCTCGCGATGCACCCCCGGTTTCTGGCGCGTTTGGCATGGGAGTTGGCGGTCGCAGCATCACCGTTTCCACGAACCGAAAACTGAAGGAGAGGTCGATGGCGAAGGGAGATCTGGGCAAGACCTATAGCGACGGTGAGATCGTTGCTCGCCAAGGAGATGTGGGCGACTGCATGTACGTGATCCAGAAGGGCAAGGTTCAGGTGCTGGTGGAAAAGGGCGGAGTTGAAATGCAGTTGCGAGTCGCTGGAGAAGGAGAATTCATGGGCGAGATGGCGATCTTCGATCGTGAAGAACGGTCGGCCACGCTCCGCGCTCTCGGTGAGGCAAGAATTCTCACCATCGACAAGAAGAATTTCCTCAAGAGGATCCACAAAGACCCGTCGCTCGCCTTTCGCGTTGTTCAGACGATGTCGAAGCGGGTGCGAGAGCTCAGCGA belongs to Acidobacteriota bacterium and includes:
- a CDS encoding cyclic nucleotide-binding domain-containing protein, producing MAKGDLGKTYSDGEIVARQGDVGDCMYVIQKGKVQVLVEKGGVEMQLRVAGEGEFMGEMAIFDREERSATLRALGEARILTIDKKNFLKRIHKDPSLAFRVVQTMSKRVRELSDEVARLKSPAPRE
- a CDS encoding serine/threonine protein kinase; protein product: MLCPQCGSEAPEGSRYCPTCAEPLDATEGVQTESVVGNRAAKDTSASEAETVRFIPGTIIGGRYRIVGLLGRGGMGEVYRADDLKLGQPVALKFLPLDVARDRERLERFLNEVRSALRVTHANVCRVHDVGDVDGQHYLSMEYVDGEDLASLLRRIGRLPRDKAVQIARQLCAGLEAAHEQGILHRDLKPANVMIDGRGRAKITDFGLAGLAETIVGDEIRVGTPLYMAPEQSAGERVSVRSDLYSLGLVLYELFTGRRAFEAADAGDLERLREQSTPTSPSSHVQDLDPAVERTILRCLETDPEARPKSALAVAASLPGGDPLAAALAAGETPSPEMVADAGEVGGLRPAIGIPLLVFVVIGLLFIAAKRDRYAVEGLVPLPKPPEALAVEAGEILGMAGVDGDEVDRANGFAYDDDYLDYMEAQGLTVPEWEILSTVRPAPIYFWYRQSPEHLVASDFFSSDEYQFVSPSDPPWTVEGMSGVWLDPDGRLRRLKVVPPPIAAEDSPAGPVDWSPLFEASGFDMALFGPVAPRRNPLVTCDQRLAWEGDDPEAGQIRIEACSNAGRAVHFEVVPEWRWGASATTGAQTSFGDAIFFTGLLFGVVVGGALVARRNLRLGRGDRLGALRVASFEFVVLAVAWVLQAHHVPTFAEVGLFFRFLAYGMMVAGLVWMVYIALEPYARRLWPEGLISWNRLLAGRFRDPLVGRDILIGAAAGVFTQCWWGVYRLLLEYLKRPAERPPAASLISLSGTPEAIGNVFQNIAFALYMPVGWLFMLLLLRVLLRRQWIAVLAVLLFAAGTAVPGMPNPMIFFVYMSVAFGAFLFVLIRFGLLAPVFWGIYMWFAGFVPLTLDSSAWYAGRSWITLLLLATLAAYGFWISLAGRPLINADMIEKR
- the ychF gene encoding redox-regulated ATPase YchF; protein product: MLSVGIVGLPNVGKSTLFNALTAAGAEVSNYPFTTIEPNVGVVPVPDPRLDGLTRVLDPEKVTPATVRFIDIAGLVEGASTGEGLGNQFLGEIRQVDAIVHVVRCFRKSDVAHVFADVDPVRDAEVIDTELMLADLEVLGRAIEKRKRDWQTRPQDHASEKRRMTDWRQALERGQPLRRIGLHPNDLRELKTAGLISGKPVLYVANISGESDADRASEVAEREPDAHLVTVDAELELELAELEPDERAEFMQELGLTETGLDRVVKASFDLLGLVAFYTIAKRKLQAWEIPNGTAAATAAGKVHSDMEKGFIRAKVASADELIETGDLHEVQSRGHVRTVGRDHEIHDGDVVEFLFNA
- a CDS encoding fibronectin type III domain-containing protein, which codes for MRKPVVIAVLILIPVGFAHAQIPASERAALVALYNSTDGDNWTNKTGWLGPLGEECNWFGVECRMFDSNPLDMYVYALDLSGNQLTGTIPPELGNLAGLRSLYLGGNELIGSIPPELGSLPELGTLSLHTNHLSGTIPPQLGNLPLINYLSLCCNQLGGEIPVQLANLTTIAPAGLDISWNALHTDDPTLDAFLISKHSGWGDWESSQTVSPENVIVGTVGDHTVWLSWDYVTTPGEATGYHLFILKPGSGSWESVGWTKSIWTTSFPVTGLDPGLTYDIAVTTYTNPHLYNPYNLVTSDIGSPEMVTTATNGCAQPVIHMTGAGPYTLSVSGSWDTYEWSTFETTATIDVNPPPDEWFWVTVTSGGCQETAAILVDPEIFSDGFESGQTTVWSNTVP